In the Candidatus Saganbacteria bacterium genome, TGGAAAATTCTTTCAGGATGGGAGTGAGACCAACACAGCTGTCAGATCTGTTCCCCGGTTTCGTCGCTGAGCATCTAAAAAAAGCATTTCTCCTCTGGAAAAAAGAATATCCGCTTTTTGTGAGTGACCAGGCAATATTGCTCGGAGCGGAAACTAGGACAACCTGTCCTGTCAGTTTTCCGAGGAATGTCAGGTGCGAGTCCGTAAATGTGAGAAATCTGTTTCCGATAGGAGAGGGGGCCGGTCATGCGGGAGGCATAACCAGTTCGGCAATAGACGCGATAAAAGCGGTGCGCGCGGCGGATGGTTGAAGCTAACCCAGTAACGCCCATTGATTATTTGCGGTGTTAAGGGGAAAGGTCAACGGAAGAAAAATTATCCAATAAGTTCATTTATTATCTTAAGCATTTTATCCGGCTCAAAGGGTTTTGCCAAAAATATATTATTCCCGGAATAATTACCTTTGGTCCTCTCATCGCTCTTCGTATAAAGAGCCGTAAGGATGACCACAGGGATGTTCTTTGTTGTATCATCTTCCTGAAGCAAAGCTTCCACTTCTCCGCCGTCCATATCCGGCAGCATTATGTCCAACAATATAAGGTCAGGCCTTTGTGCCTTTGCCTTTTCGACCACCTCAGCACCTTTCGTAACTTTTATCACTTCGTAATTTGCTTTTGTAAGCCTTCTCTCGATCATTGTCAACAGGTCTTCATCATCATCAACAATCATTATCTTTTTCATCCGCTTCCTCTTTCACTGAAACTTTGAAGCAATTATATTATACGATATGAGCCGAGTCAAGGAGAG is a window encoding:
- a CDS encoding response regulator translates to MKKIMIVDDDEDLLTMIERRLTKANYEVIKVTKGAEVVEKAKAQRPDLILLDIMLPDMDGGEVEALLQEDDTTKNIPVVILTALYTKSDERTKGNYSGNNIFLAKPFEPDKMLKIINELIG